DNA sequence from the Micromonas commoda chromosome 7, complete sequence genome:
TTCTCGGAGTCCACATCCatcggcgcgggttccgaTATTCTCACCGCCGGCGTCTCAACAGCGCCTCGCATCTCGGCCCTGtccgcagcggcggcgttcagAAGTGTTCCGCCAACCGACGTGAGCGATGCCGCCACTGGATCCTggcgcgttggcggcggcgcaacCTTCACCGCTCGATCGAGCATCTTCCGGATAGTTGCGGGAGCCACCTTGGTCATGTCCTTGCTCATGAGCGCGTCCAAGATACTTTTCAGGTCAGCCGACTGAAAATTGGCGCGCctggccgcgagcgcgaagctTGTCACCCATTGCGGTGTGTCGCATAGGTTCTTGCCCGTTCTCCAGGCAGCTGCAAGCGAAAGTCCAGGCAGCGCCGCAGCCCACTTATCTCGGACCATCTTCACCTTGTCGCCGATGCATCTCAACGCCGTTCGGTGCACGTTCCAGATGATGCGAACTTCCGCATTCCAGTCATCAGGGGGAATGATCACGGGATCCACCAGAagctcggcggctgcgatGCGAACTTCTGGGTCCTTGCATTCCTCTGCAAGTTCGCGCACCTTATCGAAAATCTTCTCCGATTTGTGCATGTAAACCTTAGCCGATGCCTTGTCCTCGAGGAGCGTCCGAAGTGCTGTGAGGGTCTTACCATCCGCGGTGTCTGGATCCAAAGCCGGCAGCAGTAGGGCCTCCGCCTTTGAGTCGAAATCGAATTCAGCGGTGTCAAATAGATCAATCTTCCACTTCAGAGTGATGAACTTGTCAATTAAGGGTTTTAGCACTGGATGGCTCTTGATGATCTGCTCGGGAGCCAGGCGGTCATGAAGCAACTCCCCGGGAGCCAGGCGGGAATAAAGCAAACGCGCAATCTCCGACCTGACTCTGTGATCGATTTTTGTCCCGCCTGATCCGTTCCATAAGCAGAGGAACACATCGAGATCGAGATCGACGGCGCGTACCAACGCTTCTATAACTGCAATCGATGTTCTTGTGTTTTTCTTCTCAAGGCTCGTCTTGATTAAAGCGAGATCGGATTCAAATAAAATCCTTGATGCTCGCGAAACGATGAAGCGGACAGCGACGTTGGAGCTTTTCGCTGCTTCCAAATATGCCATTTTACCACACAGTGCAGTCTCAGGATCGTTACTTTGTGAAACCCAACGCACAGTCCGAAAAACACCTTCACCGAGATGAAAAGGGAGCTCTGGTTCGCTGTCGAGGTCGATGTTTTCAAGGTCAGGGTTGTGAAATCTTAGGCAAGCAAGCATGCCTTCAAGACTAGCATAAATTGTCTGCACGTGCGTTTCCGGTGAGTCCATTTCATTTGTACCACAGTATGAGTTTATGAAGCTCGGGAAAGTATGATACACGAAGCTGTTTGCGACTTCGACACATTGCCCTTGCAAAAATTCCCATTTATCCGCGACAGTTTTCATCGCCGTTTGCTTTTCCTTCAAAGTCGCCTTCTCCAACTGTGCGAGCTTATCTCCTGAGCATCCTGATCCGTTCAGAAGTCTGACGAGAAGGCTTCCTAGCATTATGAAAATTCCCCAGAAGACATCATAATCCGGATAACACCTGTTAATCGCCTGACAAGTCGCGCGTGAGCTTGAGACAAGCCACCTGTTAGATCGACGATATAGGATCTCTCGATCTTCGCTGCACTCTATCTCATTGTAAATTTTGAGACGAACAGCGTGTGACATCAGGGCATATGCAAGAGACGTCGCTTCCTCCCAAGCAGTTTCGCAGATATCGCCCATGCAAGATCGGAAGCAATGAGCGACAGCAATCGGATCGGGATCAATAGCAGTGCATCCATATTGTAGTTCGTCTGGCTCGATGCAGTACTGCATCAGCCGATGCAGCAGTTTACGATGGTGAGCGCGTTGGGTGCTTGTCGGACGGTTCCACTTGTGCTTGAATTTGGAGAGTAGTTCACACGCCTCGACCCAACAGTTAAACCCACGAGAACCGTCACGGCGATGACAGCATGCCAAAGGGACGATCGCATCGACAAAATCTTCAAACGTGACTGCATGTCTATGCCGCCACGGCAAGTCAAACTCTTTTGCCGCGACATTGATGCGCATCGACGGAAAAGTTTTTGACGTGTCACCCGCGGGTAGCGAGCCTTCTTCCGTCCACCTCGCGGAAACGTCGTCCAGGAAAAGCGATTTTATCGTGAGGTCTCTAGTCAGAATGGAAAACAGCCTGAACATCGGCAGCAACATATCCTCATCCACGTGAGGATCGTTCAACATTGACACGCATGACTCGAGCAGGGGTGGTATGCGCTGCCAAAGGATATGCAGCATATTGGAATGCCGCACGATGGAggcgtcatcgccgtccACATCTACCGCCACCTTAGCATCGAGGATCGCGTCCATGAGCGGCGCGAGACAGGCACACACTGCTTCGATGGCAAATTCCTTTTGCTCCACCTCCATCTTCATCTCTTCGGCATCCCGACATTCGGCTGGCCCTGAACCCGTGTCGACTGGCTCTGCGATGGTGACGAACATGATTTCGAAGAATTGCATATCGAAGTCCCGAAAGGTGGTAGAGTCGCCCGGTATCTCGCCCTCCCTGACCCGTCGTTCCCTCTCCCACACGGCGTTTCGAGCCGGCGTGTATTCTTCATCGACAAAGCGTTTCCAGGCTTTTTTATCGGATGGATTCGGTGGTTTGACTTTTCCACTCATCGGGAAAAGCGATTTTCCGTGCGGCACGCTCAGCCTGTCGGAGTGGTACTTGTAggagtgcgccgccgcgtagcCGCGAATGTAAGCGCACGCCGCAGTTCCCaacaccgcgggcgcgagggtcctGATCTCACGCACGCGATCGTGTTCCAGCGAGCGGAGTCCCTTGGCCAGCTTCTCAAACTTTGTCTCGGATACAAAATTCGCGTCCCAGTCGTAGCCGTCTCGAAACATGCCCGGTCCCCCCGCGCCTTGGCACGCGACGCCTACGGctttgagcgcggcgatccgcgcggcgtcgtcccgtTTTATGTCGAGGGCGATATCGAGGTCGGTCGTGACCTTTTGCTGCGAGAGttgcgcgggcgcgatccgTAACACGGGCACCTGGACCAACCTCCCGTCTctcgcgacggtgacggttcgtccgccagctgtgccgccgccaacctccGGATGGTCCCTCTTCTCCCTCTGGCGAACCTTCACGGCGATCTCCCCGGGACccgtcgcgggcaccgcggtggcaccccccgtcgcgcggtcCGTCGCCCTGGAGGCGTCGCGACCGGTCGCCTGCACGAGCGCCCACGCCAGTTCACGCGCCTCGGCTGCGTCGAGGACCACCGGCATCTcatcggcgccctcgtccacgagccTTGCGGCTAAGCGAGCGCCGAGGTACCTGCCGAACAAACGCGCGGGGAGGTATCGGTGGAGAccgagcgtcgtcgcgtcggcaCCCCTGACGGCACCCCTGACGGCACCCCTGGAGGAACCCATGGGCCACGGTCGCACCTTGATCTGCGCGGGCATGCCGCGTTGGGACCGCGTGAATGCGGTCGGGTCGATGGGTTCGCTgttggcggcgcgcgagaacacggcgccctcgggggcgcccgcgcgacgcttGGGCTTGAAGACGTCGAGCATCACCCGgtggtccgcgccgtcgtcgttgacgGTGCAGATGAACACGGCGGTGTTGGTGGATGCGACGTCGTTCTCGAGGATGAacgcgccatcctcgcccaTGCCAATCAGGCGCTTGTCGAAAGCCTCTTTGGCGATCGTCTCTCgagcgacgaagacgaagccCCCGTCGAAGTCGGGTATCTCCCCGGCCGGGGGTGGCCGGcatcgggcggcggctgcggcgccgccgatgctACCATCGCCTCTACCGGGGTTacggccgcgttcgccgcggccgcggccgcctcgaccgctcgcatcgcggcctcggcctctGCCCCCTTCGCGGGGGCGATTCTGGCCAGAGGGAGCCATGGAGGGTGGGAGGCCGCTCCGTCCCTCACCTTCGGTGGGGATCGGTCAGGTTGGCGTACTCAGCTCGCCATGATCGCGAGTGGATGAGTCCGTGGACGGGAGGACGCTCGGTGAGcgcgacctcgacgtcgagcgcagGTTGCTTtgaggcgcgagcgacggtcCCGCCGAGGTTTTGCCAACTCGGATAGAACAGTTTGGCAGATAGAGGGTACGAAGGACACTTTGCGGGTGCGTCATGCTGTGCGggcaggcgcgcgcgctggtcCCGCGGTCTCTACCGCGGGGTGGAGGAGACATCGCGGAGACATCGAGGGCGGGAAGCAGCGCGAGGGCActgcccgtcgtcgccaagagAAGCGCCAAGAAGCGTCAGGCGCGTAAACTCGAAAagagggacgacgcgaggaccatggagaagctcgcggaggaacgcgccgcgcgtctggccgccgccgagaagtaccgccccccgccgcccccgccgcccaccgacccgaacgacgcgaaggacCGGAtagcgcggcgcgaacgcgactttcaggcggcgttggcgcgcgtcggcgaggctaaggcggcggcgagggagagcgAGGATTGGGATCCCTCCCGAGGGTACAAGCCGTTCGACGATGTCCAGGACGCCGTGTACGACCTGGCGCTCGCCAAGACGGCGGTGTACGAATCGCACCTGGAGCTGGCCCTGTCGCTGCTCACCGTCGCCAAGGGGGATGAACCGTCGAGCCTCGATAGGTTCGATTGGGTGTACGAGCGAGGCGTATCGGATGGCAACGTTCGGTGCCTGTCGTtcatgctcgcggcgatgaccaaGGCCAACGTCGTGTCGGGCGTCTGCGAGGTGCTGTGGGTGGCGAACGAGTGCGGAGTGACCGGGGCGGTGGATCCAAAGGCGATGAAGGGGGCGCTGGGGATGTTGGCGGACTTGGAGGAGATGGGCCTGCTGGACGGtacggacgtggacgcctaCAACCAAACCAAGGAAGTTTTGGCCGAGGAGGAAAGCGCACAGGCGGTTAGTTAGGATTTGGCTGAAAACAGCCGTAAGGTATATGACCACCTCCTACGTAACTGAAATCGCATACGATGAAAATACGAATTAGACTGGATCGCAAAAAGCGCATCGGATGCGGAAAAGCGCAAGGGGGTTCTTCGCAGCCGCCACCACATtcgcacgacgcgagccATGCAACCCGCCATGCTCGTCGcgcttcaccgcggcgcgttcgccatctcctcgccaagccatcgcgttcgcccctcggcgcgcgcgtccgcgcgcggggcgaccatcacgcgcgcggcgggcggcttTCGGGTCATCGagtacggcgacggcaccacGCCGGAATCCCGCGGAGagtctcggcgccgcgacgacggcttcgacgaccgcggagaatacgaccgcgcccgcccgcgcggaggccgcggaggccgcggaggccgcgcgttcggcggcagAGGACGcggcccgccccgccgcgaccgatacgacgacgacgacgaggaggatgatTGGAACGAGCGccgggaccgcggcggccggggctCGCTTCGCCAgaagggacgcggcgggcgcggcatcgacgcccagcgagggttcggcggcgaccgcgacggagggaactggggcgagcgcgttcgtcgcgacgatcggggATACGACGGCCGCTACGAGGAGCCGAGGCGGTACGACCGAgccccgccccgacgcgactacgaccgcggcggttaTTCATTTCCCGAcgatgcgtcgtcgcctcgcgcgccgggctacggcggcgaacgcggttcttacggcggcggccgcgaacgcggtTCCTACGGGGGcggccgcgaacgcggttcctacggcggcggccgcgaacgcggtTCCTACGGCATGACCGCCTTGCCCGACTCGGACTTTGTCACCATCCAGAGCATGGGCCAAGAGGGCAGGGTCATCGGCAAGGGCGGCGCCATGGTGAACGAGCTTCAGCAGCGATTCGGGTGCCGGGTCAACGTTCGAAGGGACCTGGGCGTCATCGAGGTgagcggcggggacgtggccgccgcggaggatgagaTCCGGGGCATCGTCGATCGCGGAGTGCAGTCCGATCTCCAGCGGGACACCGGCGGGGGAAAACCTCCGCtttcgcgcgagctcgatcgaagccggggcgctcgcgacggaggttacgcccccccgcccgacgccgccgccgccgacgacgacgatggcttctggaacgacgacgacgacgacgacgattggGTCCTCGAGGGGCTCGAGGATGAGctcaacgacgcggcgcagtgGTCGCAAGGCAAAGGCGCCAAGGGTAGGTACGTCCCTACGCAGATGTCCAagtacgtcgacgacgatttcGAGCCGATGGTGTACACCCGGGagccggacgacgaggacgagtaTAACTTCTTCtcgggcgcgaggttcgcgcaGCTGggcgcctccgacggcgtcaccgaggcgctcaaggagatGGGCATCGAGCGACCCTCGCACATACAGAGCCTGAGCTACAGGGCGCTGACGGAGGAGGACTCGAACGATCACGTCTTACTCGCCGACCAGGCGGGCTCCGGGAAGACTCTGGCGTACCTTCTCCCCCTCCTGCAGCGACTCGCCGAGACGGAACGCACCGAAGGGAGGGCCAAGCCCACGCGCCCGAGGATGCTCGTGCTCGTCCCGACgtcggagctcgcggtgcAGGTGCTCGGCGTCATCCGCACGCTGTCCAGGGGCGGCCTCAGGTGTCGCAGCCTGGCGGTGACGGGGGGTGACAAAAACTCGAGGACGCAGATCGAGACCATCCGCGAGGGCTGCGACGTGGTGGTCGGGACCCCGGGGCGGGTCGGTTGGCTCGTTCAGCAGAAAAAGCTGGACCCTGGCGACCTGCAGGCGGTGGTCATGGACGAGTGCGACGTTTTACTGGGCGATTCGTTCGAGTTTGCCGAGCAGGTTGCgccgctccgcgacgcggtgccTAACGCCACTcggttcgtcctcgtcaccgccaccATCCCGGAGGATGTCCTGAAACAGCTGCGGGCGTTCTTCGACGGGGCGTTGAGGGTGGTGCAAGGGCCGGGGCTGCAccggcccgccgcgggactGCTGGAGAGGCTGGTGGATTGCTCGGGAGGTGACGTGGTGGACGATCAGAGCGGGTTTTGGCGCAAGTttgccgcgctcgagcagcttctcgccgccgagaaggaaaAGGGAACGGACGGGCGATCGAAGCGCATGCTGCTCTTCTGCAACAAGATCGAGACGTGCAGGAAGATCGAGAACCTCCTGATTCGCGCGGACAAGGACGGACAGGATCTCGTGCCCCTCCCGTaccacgccgcgctcaccccgGACCGGCGCAAGAGCTCGCTGGAGGAGTTTTTGAAGCCGCATAAGCGGGGAGACGCGCCCAAGATGCTGGTGTGCAccgaccgcgcgagccgcggcctggacgccgccggcgtgacGCACGTCGTCCTCTTCGACTTCCCGAGGGATCCGTCGGAGTACGTGCGCAGGGTGGGGCGgaccgcgcgaggggcgctGGGGAAAGGGGAGGTTTCGGTGCTGGTGCTGGGAAGGCAGGTTCGGCTGGCTCGCGAGATCATGCGAAGGAACACGAGAGGGGACCCGGTCGAGTCCACGCCGCAGTACTGAGGAGGAGACGAGTTCGTATCGAGTCTTGGTTTGTAAAGGAGCGCGTTGTTTCGTATTGATGAACGGCGTCTACGGGCTTAggtcgggcgacgcgtgcaCTGGATTCGCCATTCACAGATGTTTTCACGCGTTCCTGCCTGCGGCATCGAATACATCTTGTGTGAGTTCAAACACACACACATGATGCGCTTGGGACGCGTGAAAACATCTGTGCAATGTAGAGAGGAAGTTCTGGTGAATAATCCAGTGGAcacgccgccccggccgagACCCCTATGCCGTGCGCCGCCCCCTCACTTCTTCTTTGTCCACATCCAGATTGGGTTCCTGCACCCCTTCCTGCAGACGGGCATGCAGTTGCACACGGGCAGGTACGCGAGGTTGTTGTAAACGGCGTCACCCTTGCCCTCGTTGCGGTTCTTGCGGCAGTGATACTCCCTGCAATGGTGGACGGTGCGGGGTGcgggcgatgagcgcgtcaGATGCGCGTCGGGAGGTCGGAAGTCCGAGGGGCGCTGATTGTTCGTTCCGAGGTGACAAGATCGCGCGTGGAGggttcgcgggcgacgcaCCAGAAGTTCTCCtggatctcctcctcggcggccgcctcccaGATGGTGGGGCCGAtcacctcctcgtcatcgtcgtcgagcatGTTCATTTCGAGCGTCTCACGCGAAGCGCGGGTGGGTTGTGAGCCCGGGACGAGGCCGCCAGCCAACGAGGCGGGCGTTTTTTTCGTGCATCCCGAGGATTTTTTGTCCGGTCAGCTTCCCGCATCTCAAGACCATCTTTCTTCGCGGCTCCGAGACGGGAAACGGACGGACATGCGCGTCGATGCGACACACTCCGTTTTGGCTCAGCACCCGGTAcacgcgatgaacgcgggGGTTCCCCCCAAGGCCAGGCTGAAGGCGATGCTCAAGCGTTCAAACTCTCCGGTTCGCGAGAaggaccgcgaggagggcgagaaTCGACTCCCCAGCGTGCCcgacaccgccgacgcggtttGGAGGCCGAACACGAAGGATGAGGTGGGAAGGGCGAGGTTGACCCTGCTGAGGTGGGGAGAGACTGGGAAGCGGAAGCGGAGGGAACCGGCTTCGGCCAGAGCGATGCGAGGCGAACTGAGGGTATCCATTCCGTTCAATCCGATGAGCGCCACGCCCATAACCatcctctcgcgcgcgtgacATGGACATCATAGATAGTCGACTGCTGTATTTTCAACACTACCTTGAAGGTATTTTGCAAAAAAAGATGTTATCTCTGATCAGCGCG
Encoded proteins:
- a CDS encoding predicted protein, with amino-acid sequence MNMLDDDDEEVIGPTIWEAAAEEEIQENFWEYHCRKNRNEGKGDAVYNNLAYLPVCNCMPVCRKGCRNPIWMWTKKK
- a CDS encoding predicted protein — its product is MQPAMLVALHRGAFAISSPSHRVRPSARASARGATITRAAGGFRVIEYGDGTTPESRGESRRRDDGFDDRGEYDRARPRGGRGGRGGRAFGGRGRGPPRRDRYDDDDEEDDWNERRDRGGRGSLRQKGRGGRGIDAQRGFGGDRDGGNWGERVRRDDRGYDGRYEEPRRYDRAPPRRDYDRGGYSFPDDASSPRAPGYGGERGSYGGGRERGSYGGGRERGSYGGGRERGSYGMTALPDSDFVTIQSMGQEGRVIGKGGAMVNELQQRFGCRVNVRRDLGVIEVSGGDVAAAEDEIRGIVDRGVQSDLQRDTGGGKPPLSRELDRSRGARDGGYAPPPDAAAADDDDGFWNDDDDDDDWVLEGLEDELNDAAQWSQGKGAKGRYVPTQMSKYVDDDFEPMVYTREPDDEDEYNFFSGARFAQLGASDGVTEALKEMGIERPSHIQSLSYRALTEEDSNDHVLLADQAGSGKTLAYLLPLLQRLAETERTEGRAKPTRPRMLVLVPTSELAVQVLGVIRTLSRGGLRCRSLAVTGGDKNSRTQIETIREGCDVVVGTPGRVGWLVQQKKLDPGDLQAVVMDECDVLLGDSFEFAEQVAPLRDAVPNATRFVLVTATIPEDVLKQLRAFFDGALRVVQGPGLHRPAAGLLERLVDCSGGDVVDDQSGFWRKFAALEQLLAAEKEKGTDGRSKRMLLFCNKIETCRKIENLLIRADKDGQDLVPLPYHAALTPDRRKSSLEEFLKPHKRGDAPKMLVCTDRASRGLDAAGVTHVVLFDFPRDPSEYVRRVGRTARGALGKGEVSVLVLGRQVRLAREIMRRNTRGDPVESTPQY
- a CDS encoding predicted protein, with the translated sequence MLCGQARALVPRSLPRGGGDIAETSRAGSSARALPVVAKRSAKKRQARKLEKRDDARTMEKLAEERAARLAAAEKYRPPPPPPPTDPNDAKDRIARRERDFQAALARVGEAKAAARESEDWDPSRGYKPFDDVQDAVYDLALAKTAVYESHLELALSLLTVAKGDEPSSLDRFDWVYERGVSDGNVRCLSFMLAAMTKANVVSGVCEVLWVANECGVTGAVDPKAMKGALGMLADLEEMGLLDGTDVDAYNQTKEVLAEEESAQAVS